CAGGTCACCCAGGCCCGCAAGCAGGAGGGCTCAGGCCAGTTCACACTGTCCGGAGCCGTGCACTTGCAGGTGTgtggccagccctgccccaccagCCCCACCCGGGTGGGCTCTGCGGAGACCCCTCTGAGGGACACTCACAGCCAGGGCGTCCTGCAGCCCGTGTTGGCCCCCACCGGTGACAAGCCTGTCACCACCAAGCAGCCCACACCCACCCCCCTGaccggagcccagagcccagccttAGCCCATGTCCACCCCGCAGGGCAAGGGCCAGGGCCACCTGAGCCGGAAGAAGATGGTCACCATCCCTGCGGGCAGCGTCCTTGCCTTCGGGGTGGCCCAGCTGGTCATTGGCTCTGACTGGGGTgagcgggggctgggggtggcaggaggcGTCTGGCTGCACAGCCCGCTGGGCACGAGCCATCAGAGCAGGACCTGCGGTGGCAGGGGAGCCCCTGGTGGGGGTGCTGGGAGCTGCTGACCTGCCCTCCCTGTCATTCTCGCTGCCTCCCAgacatcctcctcctcccagagaaGAAGTGGAAGACGTTCCAGCCGCTCCCCCCAGGTGAGGCCCGAGCACCTCCCGGCCCAGCCTTCTTGGCCTCTGAGGCTTGGGACAGAGGGGCTGTTTGGCCCCATCTGCCTGCCAGGGtcagaggagcagagagggactgcgggggcccaggggaggcctctgctgctgccctccctggcccttCCCCGTGTCCTGCCTGAGGCACGAGTCTTCCTGTGACGCAGGTGACAAGCCACGGAGCTCCAGCTACTCCCTTGTGCCACATTCTGGGTTTGAGGCAGGTCAGTGGCCCCTGCATGCTCCTGGAACCCCCACGGGGTCGGTGCCTCCTGACTAGGGCGTCCAGGGCCCTGCGGGCAGCCGGGCAGTGCCGCACTCGTTCCCTACAGATGCGCCGGCCGAGTGGCCGGTGCTCACGGAAGACTTCCAGGGCCTTCGGGCAGAGGTGGAGGCCAagctgctggagctggagtgCTGGGACAGGAGGCTGAGCCGGAAGCTGCTGGGGGGCCTGGCGCCCTTGCTGCGGGACCACCaggccctgggggccctggagTCGCTGGTGAGCAGAGGGGAAGCCAGGCTGCGGGTGGGGCCTGCCCGGCTGCCCAGGCTCACAGCCCGTGCGTGCCCccagctggagcagggcctgggccgcGAGGAGCCGCAGCCCCAGGACGGCCCAGCCAGAGCCGTGTTCGAGTGCCTGCCACGTGCCTCCGGGGCACTGGTGATGGAGGTCGCCAACCCCATCTTCTACCTGGTCGGGGCACTGACCGGTGAGCCCCGGGGGCGCCAGAAGGGAGGGACCTGGGCTCTCCCGGCTGAGCTGGCAAGGACCCGTCTCCTCCCGGTCTCTCCCCAGTGCTGAGCGGAACTCAGCAGGAGCTGCTGGCCCGGGCGCTGGAGACAGGGGCCCTGGTGGGGCAGCTGGAGCTGGTGAGTGTGTGCGGGGTGCAGGGCACGGCTGGCCCGTGGGCGGTGGCCCCGGGCGGCTCTGGGAAGGGGTGCAGTGAGCAGACGCTGCGTCACCGGCTTACTCATGCCCCTGCCTGGCAGGTGGGGAGCTTCCTGGAGCAGAGTGTCCCCTGGGAGGAGCGCAGCACGgtgcccctgccccccacgctcctggggagcagctggggcgaGGACGCGGCCGCCTGGACCTTGCTGGAAGAGTGTGGCCACGAGCCACAGGCGGGCGCCCCGGAGGTGTGCTGGGAGCCGCAGGCCCAGGGCCCCACGTGTGCGCTCTACGCCTCCCTGGCACtgctggccaggctgagccagtaGCCCTGCCAGCCGGCATGGCTGGGCCAGCTCTCACGGTGCCTGGGAGCTGGCGGCACCCAGTAAACGCGGTGTGTGGAGCCAAGAGTGGTCACGGCCTGTCTgaggggccctgggcaggagTGGGGGGACACGGGGGCTCACAGCAGGCACCaaggggcagggggagcctgCCCTGTCCTCGCTCGGGCTTGGCCAGTCCAAGCCACCAGCCGCATGGCCGTGCTGGCTTGCCCGAGCCTCGGTGCTGCTGGGGACGGTGGTAACCCAGGCGCTGAGCCTGACCCCGCGGCCACGCGGGAGGGGAGTGGGCCCGCGGTGCCGCTGGGTTTGCCGACAAGGATCCCCGGCGGTACCCTGGGGTGCAGACAAGCCTGTGCTGGGAGGAGTGAGCGCCCACCGGCCTTGGAGCCCGGCTTCTTCTGTCCTGAGAGACACCCGGGAGctctcctgcccagcccccgcccttcctccctctctccctcactgggGGGTCTGGGGCTTCCTGGCCTCTCTGGCACCTCCCTGGGTGTTGAATCCCCTGGCACCATCAGCCCTGGAGGATATCCGGACGAACACACCAGGTCGTGCCCCTAGCTTCACaaagagccagccctgggcacggCGGCAGGGGCCCTGACCCCCGTCGGCTCTGTGCGTGCTGCACTCGGCACGCCCCTCCTATCCAGAGAGCCCCAGCCTGACCCCACACCCGGAACCGGCCTGACCTTTAGCCCCGCCACGGGGCCGACCCTTACCCTCGCCGGCCTGAGCGAACAGACACCCAGCCTTGGATCTACACACTTCCTTCATTTCGTAAGATGTATTtgcagagagacctcccatctgctggttcactgctcagaatGGTTGCAAAAGCCAGATCcgcgtctcccacgcgggtgcaggggtccaagcacttgggccatcttcctctgccttcccaggccaccagcaccgagacggatgggaagtggagtggctgggacttgaaccagcgccccgtGCGATAGCGGCCCTGTAAGCAGCTGTTTAACCACAACGCAGGCCCCGTCTGTTCGCTTAAAGTGCTTCACCCCTCCCAGGCCGTGCACACGTCCTGTGGGCAGGCGTTCCAGGTGGGACCCGGCCAGGGCCAGCGGCTGGGGGGGAGACTCCCGGCGGCGGGGGCTCCCCAGGGCCTCTCCCCGCGCGCTCAGCCAGGGCACAGGGTGCTGCCAGCAGTGTCCCGGCCTGGTCACCTGACCCCACGGTGTGGTCCTGGCCTGTGCTGTGCTGCTCAGTGCCACCTTTCAGAGGAGACCGCACTCAGGGAGGACCCACCAGGATAGGCGGGGGGTGGCCAGTAGGGTCCAGTGGGTGAGGGACAGCAGGTCAGCTCCTCTCAGGCGGGCACCTCAGGACGGCAGCGAGGAGTGGGTGACAAGGAGGCCCCAGCAGGCCACTGTGGCGCGGGAGTCCAGGAGCCGTACGGGTCAgctgccaggccccaggctggggtGCCAGGCACATCCGAGGACCAGGAGAGCGAGCCTGGCTGGGGGTGGCCCCCTGCACGCAAGGGGCAGGGGCCGAGGGTGAAATGGCCCGGACAGAAGGCACCGCCTGGCCCTTGGTCACACGGCTGCCACGGCCCAGAGAAGGGTCCCAAGGCAGCAGACACCTGCATCCAGCCTCGGGCATTCCGCCGACGTGTCCCAGGTTAGGTACCGCGGGGACCTGGGCAGCCCCAGCGGTCAGCCAGGCTCCGGCGCTGGAAGGGGCTGTCGTCATAGACGGGCGGCTGTCGGGCAGGCTGGGCCCTGCGCCACCGGGCCAGGCGGagcaggaggtggccctgggGCCGGCCTTGCGCCCGGGCCAGCAGCACTACCTGCTGGGCAGTCACGTGCGCCGCTGCGgccactgtgggcagtgggtCGTTCTTCAGCTGGCCCAGGTCTGCAGGAAACCGTGTctcaggcaggtgggaggggagccCAGGACGGCGCAGCCGCccatccccgccccccacctgtcACCTCCAGGACCCTGGGGAGCCAGCTCCTCACCCTGGAGCAGGGAGTCCAGTAGGTCCTGGGTGACACGGCTGGGGCTGGCATGATGGACGAGGAAGCCTGTGGAAGCAAACCTGTGAGTGGGGAGTGGGGCTCAGTGCCCAGGGCACGGGCGGAGACCCCACGTGGCCCAGGCCTGCCTCACCGGTGAGCACGGTGGCCGCCCGCCGCAAGGGGTCCTGGGGACTGCGCAGGTagccctgggcctggctcagGAAGTGGTGCACGTGGCTGGGGTGTCGCTGGACCTGGGGACAGAAGTgattggggcgggggggggcattCCTACATGGGGAGGTAGCACAGCTGAATCCAAAGGTCCCCCAGGAGCGGCCGGGAAGGGCAAGGTGCCAGGCTTCACCCCGCCAGTGTTGCCGGCAAAGCGGGCAGCCGGCCACGCCCCCATCACGAGCTCCCCCTACTGACCAGGCGGTGGCAGACGCGGTTTAGGGCCTCGGGGCTGTCGTAGTGGGCCACAGTGACCACCTCCTCCAGCAGGCCCCAGCGCAGGGCCTGGTCACAGCGGGCCAGCGTCCACTCTGAGCTCTGGCACAGGGCaagggggcaggggtgtgggccCAGGAAGCGGCATCCGCCGCGGGGTCGGGGCGGAGGAGCCCTGGGGGCGTCCCTGCCCGGGACGGGGTAGGCGCTGACCTCAGCGGCGTCCCGGCTGGGGTCGTGCAGACGCAGCAGCAGAGGCACCAGACTCCGCAGCACCAGCTTCCGCAGGGGCCCGCGCAGCCCCACCTGAAGCCCGCCCCGGCCCCGACGCACCAGCGTCCCAAGGAGGCCCATCGCCGAGGCGCGCACCGAGTCCCGGGCCTGAGGGCGAGACCTGGTCACTTGGAGTGGCAGCCAAGGGTGGGAGGGGCGGCCGGAGCGCGGCCAGGagggtggggctcctggctgggggcGGCCCTGCCCGGGGCGCGACCCTGGGGAAGGGGCCGGCCCACGGCGCGCCGGGGAAGGGGTCGGGGTGGGAACGtcggtggggcggggccggggagtgCGCCCGCAGTGAGGGGAAGCGCCCGTGGGGGCGTGGTGggggcaggcggggcgggggcggggcgttGCTCACGTCGTCCAGCAGCGGGGGGAGGCGCGAGCCCAGCTCGGAGCTCAGGAGCCGCACGGGTGCCCGCGGCCGCAACAGGAGCCTCCGCAGCGCGCCCAGCGCCGCGCACACGAGCCGCGCGTCGCCCTCGCCCAGCGCGCCCAGGagcgccggcagcagcgtgctCCCGTGCCGCACCTGCGGGGACAGACACTCGCGAGCCCTCGCGgagccgcccggccccgcccggcccgTGCCGGCCCCGCCCTCACCTTCCCGCGATTGAGCGCCAGGTGGCCGAGGCCGAGCAGCCCCAGCCAGCGCACGGTGGGCTCGGGGTCTTGTTGCCAGGTTCGGAGCCGCTCCAGGATGGCCTCCTCCCGCAGCAGCTGTGCGGTGGGCCGgctctgcagcagctgggccagggacGCGAGGTCAGCGCGCTCTGGGTCCCGGACAGTCCCCCGTCAGCCCTCCCCAGCCACTGGGGAGGCCGGCTCACCCCAGTGAAGAAGGCCATGGCCGTGAGGCGCTGCGGGACGTCGGCGCTGCGCAGCCGGGGCAGCAAGTCTGCGAAGAGGCCTCGCAGGTGGTGGTCGGCGTGCGCCACCATGGCACTGGGGTGGGGCGGGAGTGGGAGCTCTCCCTCCGCTTGGGCGCCTCACCCCTGGAGAAGGCCCTGCCCCgccaccctcctgcccctgcctcgtCCCCCGCCCCTAGCTCCGACCTGGCCGGCGGCGATCCTCTCCTCACCTGGCCAGCAGCAGGACGCCCTCCAGGTGGGTGTGGGCTCCCACCAGCCTCCTCCAACCTCCCGCCTGCTCCATGCATGTGACCACCATGCGGCCTCCATCCCCAGTGAGCAGGGCCTTCAAGGCCTCCACAGCGCAGCTGGAGGTGGGGGCGGTGGGCAAATAGCCAGTGAGGACCTAGAGGtctccggccccgcccctccttgTCCAGGTGTCACCTCTCACCTGGCGTGGCTGTGCGGTGGCCCTCGGTGAGTCGGGGCCCAAACCTTAGGGGAGTCGGGGGAGCGCGCGCCCCGGGCCAGCTGGTGCAGCTGCGTGACCAGCGCGAGTAGCAGGTGTGGGTAGAAGCCCCGCGTGGCTCCCACACAGCCTGACACGGCCAGCATCTCCCCGAGCGCCCGCGTGGCCTGCAGAACAAGCCGCCGACTCAGCTGCGGGGAGCGCTCAGAGCTGCCTGGGGCGTCGGCGGGGCGGAGCGCCTGCCTAGGGCTGGGCGCGGGGTTTTCCGCGGCTCAGCCCGTGCCGCTCGCCCCGCATCAGCACCGGACTCTCCGGCCCCCGGAGGAGGCGCGGGCCACCTACCGCCAGCGCCTCCAGCTCGCTCCCCGTGGCGCGCTTCAGCGCCCACAGCAGTTGCACCAGCACCTGCCCGTTTACGCGCTGGTTCCGGCTTAGGCTTCGCCACAGGTCGGCCGCcgccctggggtgggagtgggggctggggtgagACCGGCGCCGGTGCCCAGGCTGCGGGGTGGAGGCAGCCACGAGGCGCCCCGCAGCGGCACGGCTCCAGATCGGCAGCCGCAGTGAAATAAACCTGGCATTAGATGACTTCTCCCCGGGGAATCCACCCAGGAGTCAACACCCCAGCTGGTCTCCCCGGCCGTccgaggttgggggtggggggaggccctgCCTGCCGCCAGGCACCAAGCGGGAAGGCGGAAGGAAGCCGCCGCGTGGGGGCCGCGAGGGCGGATTACCGGTCTGGAGGCAAGGAGCGCGGCAGCAGTGCGCACACCACGTCTTGCGCGTGCTCCAGGGCCAGCGCGCTCAGCACCCGCACGGCCGCCCGCCGCGGCCTCCCCTCGGCCAGGCTGGGCACCTGCGCCAGCAGCCCACGCACCAGGGTGTGCACCTAGcgtgggagggggcagagggcagaggtcagCGACCAGGCCAGCTGGACCCTAGCACACTGCCCGCGGGGCCAGCATTCCACCGGGTCCCGCAGGCCTTTCTGAAGTGGGCGTGGCATCAGGCTGCGCTCCCACCCCCACGGTGGAGGGCCCCTGTCTGGGGTAGGAAGGGGCTGACCTGGTCGTCCAGGCGCTGCCCCCGGGCCTCCAGGGCCGAGGACAGGGTGAGCGCCGTGGCCTGGGTCCCCGCAAAGCCGGCCTCCTCCAAGCAGGCAGCCGTGTACAGCGCGAGGTCAGCGAGAGCCCCTTCATCCCAGGACCCCTTTGGGGAAGGGGATGCCGAGGacaggctggggctgcaggaaACCTCCGAGCTCTCCTGCTGTCCTCGCCTGCCCCTTTTCTGGCGTCCCGCAAAGTCCCGGcgctctgcagcccccacctccagcccaagGGAGCTGGCAGGCCACCCGTGACTCCCAGGCACAACCCTCTCAGCTCACCTGGTAGGGGCCCTCGGGGGCCGGCTCTTGGGTGCCGTGGGGGGAGCAGGGCTCACTGCCGACGCCGAGGGCTGATGCTCCACTTTCCTGCTCAGcctcaggggtgggggtggcagcctGGACCTCAGCTTCGGCTTCAAgctcctggggctgaggctgggggcctGTGGGAGGGGGTCCCGGGCTCTGCTCCTGGCTGGCCCGGATCCCTTCAGCCAGAGCTGTCAGACTTAGGGCCCCCACAGGGGCACCCCGGGCCCGGCCCCACACGCCCCCAGCCATGGCTGCCCAGCCAGCAgcacctgtctctgcctctcccaggaaGTCGTGTCCAGACCTGACCTAGATGTGGCCTGGGGCGGGCCCATGGGCAGGCGTGGTGCGAGTGTGTGCTGGGGAACCAAGTGGGTGTGCCCCCCGTGGAGCCTGCTGTGGCCTTGCAAAGGCCAGTCCTGCCCAGGCTGCTGGACTGGAGTGGCCAGCCTGGCACCACCCACCAGCCCTCGGAAGGGGCAAGATCCCAGGGAGAGGGCAGacacaaagaggaggaggaggaggaggaagggccctCAACCTGGGCTGCAAGCCCATCTTGGCCGAggggtccaggggcccaggggcccagtcCTGAGCAGAGGCCTCGCCAGGTCCAGCCCTGAGGAAGCAGTGAGGGCCGGCTATGCCTGTCCAGCCGCCTGCATTCCAGTCCAGCCAGATGTGTTGGGCACGAGCGTGACTGTGTGAACGGTCAGCGGCTTGTGCGTCTCTGACCTtgggcagcctgggggtggggccatCAAGGCGAGAGGAGCTGCTGCCCCTCGAGAGCTCCTGCAGGTGCCCACCGGCACCGCCGCAGCGCCTGCCATGGCCGGACCCTAGGAGCACACAGCCGAGGCTGATGCCCTGTGGCTGCCCGGGACGGGGTGCTCTCTCCAAACTCCCGCTCCCCAGGGTTGGCCTGACCAGCCCTCTGCCCTAAATCTCCACCTTCCATCCTCACCCAAGCACGCAgtgggccctgcccagccctgagcacTGGGGAGCCTGCTGATCTGGTCTGGCAGAATACCCAGGCAAGCAGAAGTGCTCCCGGAAGCACCCCGGATGGCTGGCATCCGCCATGTCCTGGCCCGCAGCCTCCACTTGCTGCCAAGCCCAGAACCCCTCTCCCACGCGTTCCTTCCGAAGCCCAGGTTGCCAAAGCCGGCGATCTCCAAGCTCACCACCAAGGTGGGGCCGGGCCATGCTCACTGGGCGCGGGGCTGACCTGGGACCCACTGAGCCAGCTCCTGGAGCCTGCGTGTCATCGTGCCCCATCCCCCTTCCCTAGGATGCTTGTTGGTCAGAAGCCGAgctcccaggccagggccagggtgtACAGGGCAGGCAGCTGCAAAGTGGCAGTAGACGCCTTGGCTTGGGGGACTTGAGATGTCCCCACCGACACTGGACAGTGCCCTTGGCAGCTGTGGGAGCCTGGGCCCGCCTTGGCTCGGGGGACTGGAGATGTCTCCCCGACACTGGACAGTGCCCTTGGCAGATGTGGGAGCCTGGATTCGCATTGGCTTGGGGGACTTGAGATGTCCCCACCGACACTGGACAGTGCCCTTGGCAGATGTGGGAGCCTGGATTCGCTTTGGCTCGGGGGACTTGAGATGTCCCCACCGACACTGGACAGTGCCCTTGGCAGATGTGGGAGCCTGGATTTGCTTTGGCTCGGGGGACTTGAGATGTCCCCCTGACACTGGACAGTGCCCTTGGCAGATGTGGGAGCCTGGATTCACATTGATTGGTTCAGGGGACTTGAGATGTCCCCCCGACACTGGACAGTGCCCTTGGCAGATGTGGGAGCCTGGGCCATGCTTGGACCCTCTGTGAGacacacccctccccagcctgcctctAGCAGGGGCAGCTCTTCTGCAGTCATTCCCCAGGTTCAAAGCTCTCCCTCGACCATGGCTCTGGCCTGCTCCAGCGTCAGATCCGGCTCCCCACGGCTCAGCCTCCGGAGCCTGGGATGTGGCCGGGATGCCTTTCTGCACTCAGCCTGGGCCGTGTCtcccctcagcccagccctggagaccTTGGGGGGGACGAGTGTGCGGCGGCTGGGAGAACAAATGACACGGGACACGTGGGGGCCAGCGAGCGATCGTGCTGTTTCCAGAAATCCCCCTCGCCTCCGACTTTCACGGGGAGCCCCTGGCGCTCAGACTGTCCACCAGGGCCTGAAGCTTTTCGGACAGCGCCAcctgcaggaggggaggagaggctgtGGCTGGCTGTGGGGCGGAGGGCATACAGGGAGGCCGCAACCCACGGCCCTCGGCCCACCTGGTACAGCTCAGGGCCGTGCAGCCGCCTGTGTGCCGGGCCAAGGCGGCTCAGGGACAGCTGGGCGAAAGCTCGCGACTCGGCCAGGGACGGCAGCGGCTGGCACAGCTGCAGGAAGGGCAGGGTCAGGGGCCGGCTCCGGTGCGGCTCGGCTGAgctcggggggcgggggggcagtcACCTGTCCCTTCTGCACCCAGAGTTGCAGCAGTGGCTCCACCTGGGCTGGTGTCACCGTGCAGGGCTCCCGGGCCCCTCGAGGCCACACCCTCagctcctgcccagcctggggcGGCGGCTCTTCGGCCAACTGCAGCACGTCCGACAGCAGGGCCCCTGGGTGTGTGAGGGGCGAGAGCGACATGGTGAGGGGGGCTCAGGGCTCTTAAGGGGGAcatggagggtgggagggggctcaCCGTCAGCACCCAGGAGCCGGAAGGCAGTCTTGCTGCCCGGCAGCGTCTGCTTCTCAGGGTCCTCCGTGAGCTTCATTCGAGGCTGGCCCCCCACGGACACCAGCTGCAGGGACAGGCTGCTGCGACGACGGCTGGGCCCAGACCCCACCACCCCCCGCCCGCCGGCCGCCGGCCCCACCTTGTAGACGCAGCCCAGGGAAGGCTGTCGGGGGCAGGTGACCACGCTGGTGCCGATGCCGATGACGTTTACCTCACTGCCCTGGGAGAGGCGGGGTGACACTGAGGCCCGCCAGGACCCAGGCGGGGCCCCCCTGTGCCTACGCCCCCCGCACCCACCTCCTGGGCCAGCCGGGCCAGCTCCTCCTCGTCGACGTTGTTACTGACTGTGATGCACAGCCGCTCCAGCCAGGGCACCTGGAAACTGCAGCGCGGGAGACGGCGCAGCTCCTGAGTGACCCTGacccccctccccggcctcaCCCACGCTCCTCTCCACCAGggtccctccctgccccgcccgcccagcccagctccccagggGGTCTCCCAGCAGCCCCGAGCCCTGGTGGGGGGCACTCACTGAGCGGCAGTGGTCCGCAGGACCCCACGGACCTCCCGGGCCTGCTGAAGGAGGTCACCGCTGTCCAGCCTCACTCCCACTGCCCGGTAGCCCAgctcccccagggccagggcaacCGCCAGGAAGTTGGGGAGGCCGCTCCTGCAGGCACAGACGAGAGGCTGGGGGGCTGCAGCTGCCCAGCCGAGCCCACCCTGGGGGCAGGGTCTGTGGCTCACCTCCGCACGCTGTAGGAGTCCagcaggccctggaaggcccGGGGAAAGGCCAGGGCGTAGGCCACGAAGGCGGCTCGCTCCCCGGGGTgcggctcctgcacccccagctCCAGGTGGGCGCACACACGCGCCAGCCACACCTCCGCACGGGCAGCCAGGTCCACCCCAGGTCCctccccagcagctggggccaACATCTGTAGAGAGGTGGTCAAGGCGGGATGGGCCCTGCCCGCTCCAGCTGGAGGGCAAAGGTGCCAGCTCCCCGAACAGTCCTGGCCCCTGTCCAGGCGGCAGCCACTGCGCgcacagctgggcctggcccagccctcccggGGCATAGGCCGCCCTCGGGGTTTGCACTGCGATTGGGAAGGCGACTGACCGGGTCAGGGGGCACCTCATTGCCCGCAAAGGAGGTGACGAACGAGTGGGCCAGGGTCCCGGTCACGGGCACCCCCCGCAGCTGTCCGGCAAGCACATTGCTGCTGCTGTCGAAACCTGGGCAGGGAgttgggtggggttggggggccgcctccctccccagccactgctgccctctctctcctggggCTCTCACCGCCCAGGTAGCTGTAGGTGGAGGCCGTGAGGCCGCCGTCTGGGCCCTGAGCCCGCCGCAGACCCATCTCCATCAGCCGCTTCTCTGGTCCTGCGATCAGCCGAAGCCGTGCAGCACTGGTGGCCACGAGGCTGCAGGGAGCCGGGGTCAGGCAACCCAGGAAGCCACCCAGGTGGGCAGTTCCAAGCCCCGgagccccacctcccccaggccctgcaaaGCAGGAGCGGCAGGACCCTCGCGCTTCCGGGGGCCCCACCTGGCGTAGCCCACCAGGTAGAGGAGCGGCGTCTCCAACAGCTGCACCACCAAGAGCGGCCCAGACACCCGCAGCAGCGGCACCTGCGGGGAGCCCGTCAGCTGCgcgcgccacccccccccccaactcaggGTCGCCTCCTCCGCCCTCTGGCCCCGCACTCACGCCCGGGAAGGCGAGGGAGCCCTCGGGCAGGGCCCGCACCGTCACCCCGGAGCAATCGAGGGCCCGAAGGTGCTCGAAGAACGCGGGGTCCGTGTCTGGGGGCAGCGCCGAGGCCAGGAAGCGCACGTCTGCGGGCGACAAGGCGCCGACGCGGTGGGCGGGGGACGCGGGGACGCGAGGGGCGCGCGGCGCGGGAGCTCGGGCCGCGGCGGGTACCTGCGTCCCGCAGGCGGAAGGCGCGCAGCAAGCGCACGCAGTCGCGCAGCCCCGCGAACAGCGCGAAGGCGCCGCCGAAGGGGCAGCGGCGGAAGAAGAGCTCGAACTCGGCGGCGTCGCGCGCCCGGCCCGCGCGCCAGTAGCCCAGCGCCATGGTGACCTGGTAGAGGTCCGTGAGCAGCGGCCGCGCGGCGGCCAGCGCCTCCAGGTCCCCCTCGGCGGCCATGTCGCCCCGCTGCCCTCaggccgcccggccccgccccggcgccgCGTGACGCGCCCGGGCCAATCGCGCGCTCCGCGGACCCAAAGCCACGGGGACTCCCAAGACGAGACACCTGGGAGCGACCTACCGCCCTTTCGGGCGAggggtggagcagccggcacaggTTCCCCAAGGGGCGGGAAGGGGCTGGGCCTCGGGACACACCGCGCCCAGGAAGTTGTGAGTGGCATTTGGCCACCACAGATGGCACTATAGGTTCTTCGGGCCACTGGCCCAGGGTGGTGGCCTTGGCGGGGTCGCGCACTCCAGGCCCCGTGGGAAATGCTGGGGGGCCGTTTGTCCCCCTGAGGCTGGCTAGGGCTCCTGGGGTCACTCACTCCACAATCACCGAAATGCCAACCTAGGTGAGCGGCCATGGGCACAGTGGGACCACAGCTGGCCGCACAGGCGGGGGGCCGGGTCCCTGCCAGGGAAGGGCCTTGTTTCCAGGGCTCCAGCACTAAGGACACAGCGTGGACTGCATCCTGGGGGCCCTGCAGAGGGCTCAGGCCCGGGCCACGTGATGGCAGGGGGCCCCAGGCACCTCCCCGCCCACAGCCGCAGCTCCCGCGGGGCCAGGAGACAAGGGCTGGCTAGATCTGGTCTTGGACTCCACCAGCTTGGACGCAGTCacgggcagggggcagaggcggGGCCCTGCCAGCTGTGGGGAGGCGGCGAGGGGACAGCAGAGGCCTGGCAGGACACGCCACGGAATGACAGGACAGGAGCCAGAGTGCCAGAATCTGTCTTTAATCACTGGAGGGCCCCCCACGTCAGATCTTGTTGAACGCTGCAATGTCCACACTCTGCacctggggacaggcaggggcgGCGGTCAGGGCGGGGcggctcctggggggggggggagccggcCCTGCCCGCCCA
Above is a genomic segment from Oryctolagus cuniculus chromosome 6, mOryCun1.1, whole genome shotgun sequence containing:
- the GSDMD gene encoding gasdermin-D isoform X3, with the protein product MPSAFKSVVRSVLRELDSGGQLTPVDSLHSSTSFRPYCLLGRKPSRSLFWKSRCGVQRLLRLRRCRGCTGAGQRGAGRPRAGEDRGRGCGLRQQQQLHESVQAASGHEHLGGHGPRQAPAAAGTQNPAAAAPSWGQRVRGDRGAADTAGGAGHPGPQAGGLRPVHTVRSRALADILLLPEKKWKTFQPLPPGDKPRSSSYSLVPHSGFEADAPAEWPVLTEDFQGLRAEVEAKLLELECWDRRLSRKLLGGLAPLLRDHQALGALESLLEQGLGREEPQPQDGPARAVFECLPRASGALVMEVANPIFYLVGALTVLSGTQQELLARALETGALVGQLELVGSFLEQSVPWEERSTVPLPPTLLGSSWGEDAAAWTLLEECGHEPQAGAPEVCWEPQAQGPTCALYASLALLARLSQ
- the GSDMD gene encoding gasdermin-D isoform X1, which translates into the protein MPSAFKSVVRSVLRELDSGGQLTPVDSLHSSTSFRPYCLLGRKPSRSLFWKSRYLCIDLSIKDILEPEAPEPGAECSACFDFDDVVDAQVQGSVELAGPGQGRIAGEAAVSGSSSSSMKVCRLRVGTSTLEAMVRGRRLRQPEPKILQQLRRRGDNVYVVTEALQTQQEVQVTQARKQEGSGQFTLSGAVHLQGKGQGHLSRKKMVTIPAGSVLAFGVAQLVIGSDWDILLLPEKKWKTFQPLPPGDKPRSSSYSLVPHSGFEADAPAEWPVLTEDFQGLRAEVEAKLLELECWDRRLSRKLLGGLAPLLRDHQALGALESLLEQGLGREEPQPQDGPARAVFECLPRASGALVMEVANPIFYLVGALTVLSGTQQELLARALETGALVGQLELVGSFLEQSVPWEERSTVPLPPTLLGSSWGEDAAAWTLLEECGHEPQAGAPEVCWEPQAQGPTCALYASLALLARLSQ
- the GSDMD gene encoding gasdermin-D isoform X2 is translated as MPSAFKSVVRSVLRELDSGGQLTPVDSLHSSTSFRPYCLLGRKPSRSLFWKSRCGVQRLLRLRRCRGCTGAGQRGAGRPRAGEDRGRGCGLRQQQQLHESVQAASGHEHLGGHGPRQQLRRRGDNVYVVTEALQTQQEVQVTQARKQEGSGQFTLSGAVHLQGKGQGHLSRKKMVTIPAGSVLAFGVAQLVIGSDWDILLLPEKKWKTFQPLPPGDKPRSSSYSLVPHSGFEADAPAEWPVLTEDFQGLRAEVEAKLLELECWDRRLSRKLLGGLAPLLRDHQALGALESLLEQGLGREEPQPQDGPARAVFECLPRASGALVMEVANPIFYLVGALTVLSGTQQELLARALETGALVGQLELVGSFLEQSVPWEERSTVPLPPTLLGSSWGEDAAAWTLLEECGHEPQAGAPEVCWEPQAQGPTCALYASLALLARLSQ
- the GSDMD gene encoding gasdermin-D isoform X4; this encodes MPSAFKSVVRSVLRELDSGGQLTPVDSLHSSTSFRPYCLLGRKPSRSLFWKSRCGVQRLLRLRRCRGCTGAGQRGAGRPRAGEDRGRGCGLRQQQQLHESVQAASGHEHLGGHGPRQGKGQGHLSRKKMVTIPAGSVLAFGVAQLVIGSDWDILLLPEKKWKTFQPLPPGDKPRSSSYSLVPHSGFEADAPAEWPVLTEDFQGLRAEVEAKLLELECWDRRLSRKLLGGLAPLLRDHQALGALESLLEQGLGREEPQPQDGPARAVFECLPRASGALVMEVANPIFYLVGALTVLSGTQQELLARALETGALVGQLELVGSFLEQSVPWEERSTVPLPPTLLGSSWGEDAAAWTLLEECGHEPQAGAPEVCWEPQAQGPTCALYASLALLARLSQ